One stretch of Armigeres subalbatus isolate Guangzhou_Male chromosome 2, GZ_Asu_2, whole genome shotgun sequence DNA includes these proteins:
- the LOC134215666 gene encoding uncharacterized protein LOC134215666, producing the protein MRFVTNPHPTAHRQHSFIQSHQLNPIAQGGRCGTRQLPVFQRLSSSTRSFKMGGVKLFSIIHPTKYHHQKKFTQSSHQSLKSSHHPDRSLKVGGMKFISNQTSSSTNKDSSIRVQPSSSIISSLQTSEKIVSHHIPPNLNNSTWSLKVGGVKLVNNLHPRHQRKLIVDSIQPDRLRDSMTSSHQQAECHHLNIG; encoded by the exons ATGAGATTCGTTACCAACCCGCATCCAACTGCACATCGACAACATTCATTCATCCAAAGTCACCAATTGAACCCAATCGCTCAAGGTGGGCGGTGTGGGACTCGTCAGTTACCTGTATTCCAACGATTATCATCATCAACTCGATCATTCAAGATGGGCGGCGTAAAGCTCTTCAGCATTATACATCCAACCAAATATCATCATCAAAAGAAGTTTACCCAGTCAAGTCATCAATCGCTCAAG TCGAGTCATCATCCAGATCGGTCGCTCAAGGTGGGCGGCATGAAATTCATCAGCAACCAAACATCATCGTCAACGAACAAAGATTCATCGATTCGAGTCCAACCCAGTTCAAGCATTATATCATCATTACAAACATCGGAGAAAATCGTATCTCATCATATTCCACCCAACCTCAACAACTCAACCTGGTCGCTCAAGGTGGGCGGTGTGAAGCTAGTCAACAATTTGCATCCTCGGCATCAACGAAAACTCATCGTCGATTCGATCCAGCCCGATCGTTTAAGGGATTCTATGACGTCATCGCATCAGCAAGCAGAGTGTCATCATTTGAACATCGGCTGA